The Roseivirga sp. BDSF3-8 genome has a window encoding:
- a CDS encoding amino acid adenylation domain-containing protein produces MNNVNHPVSQSDRQKTGQTPQPDSGSIETICSLVHRQAQQHPEHIAIIDGNTEVDYQRLMNRANAVAAELQRRGVAPGSLVGVCMDRTWELVATLYGVLQAGCAYVPLDPAYPRERVRYMLEHSRAVAAIVDNDTTAGLCQGVQELIHLNKIADETPHNLTPPSPGDLAYVIYTSGSTGKPKGVAIEHGNVVAMIRATRNLLTDADLKGMLASTSICFDPSVTEIFGTLALGGTVVLAQNILDLPELDAANRLTSCVAVPSAMQALLASGWSPKGIKSIIFGIEALKLPLVAKLFSLDDELRIFNAYGPTEDTVYSTVAEIPRDVRTITIGTSVAGSSAYILNEDMNPVPHGETGELYLAGNQLARGYLYDEERTNERFIQHEPTDAIPETRLYKTGDHCRRIENGEIEFIGRIDQQVKIRGFRVELGEVESVLESMPGIQLAAAAALDGGVGQKMLAAFIVTQDQEVTDAGIKEYLAKRLPKYMVPQLVIHLDEMPLLPNGKLDRNKLQTLGETRQVTEASTSAPNLDGNQQPGALLSIIQREVASLLNYSDPGQLDPNSSFDSFGLDSLTTIELSGRLSKAIGKTLPAKAILENPTPATLVDYITNSAGGEAVSKAAGMNTDSLATFQTQIRSSHPTFQAAKVTAWSATDKSKLVQEVLHMVNDQRRNPYSKVLRTGSATRGMVSDAYNDEEQEAIIWTTNLYLGLNRDKEVMEEAAKAVEQFGTGMGTSAAASGMTDHHLQFEKEFAELTGKPAACLFPTGYTANVGAVAGILGNNDCVIIDQLCHASIVDGARLCGASIRTFKHNDATDLEAVLKSEVSPYRTVMVILEGVYSMGEGAAPVKEIVQTAKKYDALVLVDEAHSFGFYGKRGGGICHEQGITEDVDFIMTTLSKALGSLGGVVSASQEHVDLMKSSSRAYIFQASVSPADMAAALTSLRRIRSDDGLRQRLWDTTRYMRQRFTEAGYDLGTGDGPIVTPHFSDKDKLYAIVQEMYKRGVQTSAVTYPIVEPGRGRLRLICSAAHTREDVDKTIQALIESERVVDEQLASIKAEAKAEQPSASHLQEWATAFSGYLTSVVSDSTRPVPDLAISVSLPGQEEPHTIRISGGEVTLGTGKASGVHTCSLLLKDSHAVTALRNADIQALLRSISAGNCILHGQVEPFIWFIARLVEQQKQNASVKATVKGQEEAVY; encoded by the coding sequence ATGAATAACGTAAACCACCCTGTTTCGCAGAGTGACCGGCAAAAAACCGGGCAAACCCCACAGCCGGATTCCGGCTCTATCGAGACCATCTGTAGCCTCGTCCACAGGCAGGCTCAACAGCATCCTGAGCATATCGCCATTATAGACGGCAACACCGAGGTCGATTACCAACGCCTGATGAACAGAGCCAATGCCGTAGCCGCTGAGCTTCAGAGGCGTGGTGTAGCCCCCGGTTCCCTCGTGGGCGTATGCATGGACCGCACCTGGGAGCTCGTTGCCACCCTCTATGGCGTACTGCAGGCAGGTTGCGCCTACGTGCCACTTGATCCCGCTTACCCCCGCGAGCGCGTACGCTACATGCTCGAGCACTCCCGCGCCGTAGCCGCTATTGTGGACAATGACACCACCGCCGGCCTATGCCAGGGCGTACAGGAACTTATCCATTTAAATAAGATCGCAGACGAGACCCCTCATAACCTCACCCCACCTTCTCCCGGTGACCTCGCCTACGTCATCTACACATCAGGCTCCACCGGCAAGCCCAAAGGCGTCGCTATAGAACATGGGAATGTAGTGGCCATGATCCGGGCCACCCGTAACCTGCTCACCGATGCTGATCTCAAAGGCATGCTCGCCTCCACATCCATCTGTTTTGACCCCTCCGTCACAGAGATATTCGGCACACTTGCCCTCGGAGGCACCGTCGTGCTCGCACAGAACATACTCGACCTGCCCGAGCTTGACGCCGCCAACCGGCTCACAAGCTGCGTGGCAGTACCTTCCGCCATGCAGGCCCTGCTTGCGTCCGGCTGGAGTCCAAAAGGTATCAAATCCATCATCTTTGGCATAGAAGCCCTTAAGCTCCCCCTCGTAGCAAAGCTCTTCAGCCTGGATGATGAACTCCGCATCTTCAACGCCTACGGACCCACCGAAGACACCGTCTACTCCACCGTGGCAGAGATCCCGCGTGACGTGCGTACCATTACGATAGGTACCTCTGTGGCCGGCTCCAGCGCCTACATCCTTAATGAAGACATGAACCCCGTACCCCATGGTGAGACCGGGGAGCTCTACCTCGCCGGTAATCAGCTCGCCCGCGGCTACCTGTACGACGAAGAACGCACTAATGAGCGCTTCATTCAGCATGAACCCACAGACGCTATACCCGAAACCCGCCTCTACAAAACCGGTGACCATTGCCGCCGCATTGAGAATGGTGAGATAGAGTTTATCGGCCGTATAGATCAGCAGGTAAAGATCAGAGGCTTCCGCGTAGAGTTAGGTGAGGTCGAGTCCGTACTCGAGTCCATGCCCGGTATCCAGCTCGCTGCCGCTGCTGCGCTCGATGGGGGGGTAGGCCAGAAAATGCTTGCTGCATTCATCGTCACCCAGGACCAGGAAGTCACAGACGCCGGTATCAAAGAGTATTTGGCTAAGCGACTCCCAAAATACATGGTGCCCCAGCTTGTCATTCATCTGGATGAGATGCCCCTGCTACCCAATGGTAAGCTCGACCGCAACAAGCTGCAGACCCTTGGCGAAACCCGTCAGGTAACTGAGGCAAGCACCTCAGCGCCCAATCTGGATGGTAACCAGCAGCCCGGTGCCCTGCTTTCTATCATACAGCGTGAGGTAGCCTCCCTGTTAAACTACAGTGATCCCGGGCAACTCGACCCTAACAGCTCCTTCGATAGCTTTGGGCTCGATTCCCTCACTACCATAGAGCTCAGCGGCCGCCTGTCGAAAGCTATCGGCAAAACCCTGCCCGCCAAAGCCATACTCGAGAACCCTACACCCGCCACCCTCGTGGATTACATCACCAATAGTGCAGGTGGAGAGGCCGTAAGTAAGGCAGCAGGCATGAATACCGATTCCCTCGCCACCTTCCAAACGCAGATTCGCTCCAGTCACCCTACCTTCCAGGCCGCTAAAGTTACCGCCTGGTCAGCCACCGATAAGAGCAAGCTCGTGCAGGAAGTGCTCCATATGGTAAATGACCAGCGCCGTAATCCCTACAGCAAGGTACTGCGTACCGGTAGCGCCACCCGGGGCATGGTGAGCGATGCCTACAATGACGAAGAGCAGGAAGCGATCATCTGGACCACCAACCTCTACCTCGGCCTTAACCGCGATAAAGAGGTAATGGAAGAAGCCGCCAAAGCCGTAGAGCAGTTCGGCACCGGCATGGGTACTTCGGCCGCCGCCTCAGGTATGACAGACCACCACCTGCAGTTTGAAAAAGAGTTTGCAGAGCTTACCGGCAAGCCCGCCGCCTGCCTCTTTCCCACAGGCTACACCGCCAACGTCGGTGCTGTAGCCGGTATACTCGGTAATAACGACTGCGTCATCATCGACCAGCTCTGCCATGCCTCCATCGTAGACGGTGCCCGCCTTTGCGGAGCCAGCATCAGAACCTTTAAGCACAATGACGCCACCGACCTCGAGGCCGTACTGAAGTCAGAAGTATCACCCTACCGCACCGTTATGGTTATCCTCGAGGGTGTCTACAGCATGGGCGAAGGAGCTGCACCTGTCAAAGAAATCGTACAAACCGCCAAAAAATACGATGCCCTCGTTCTTGTCGATGAGGCCCACTCGTTCGGCTTTTACGGTAAGCGCGGCGGCGGCATCTGTCATGAGCAGGGTATCACCGAAGATGTAGACTTCATCATGACCACCCTTAGCAAAGCCCTCGGAAGCCTCGGTGGCGTCGTTTCCGCTTCCCAGGAGCATGTGGACCTTATGAAGTCCTCTTCCAGAGCCTACATATTCCAGGCCTCCGTCAGCCCAGCCGACATGGCCGCTGCCCTAACCTCCCTGCGCCGTATCCGATCAGACGATGGCCTGCGCCAGCGCCTGTGGGATACCACCCGCTACATGCGCCAGCGCTTTACCGAAGCGGGTTACGACCTGGGTACCGGTGACGGACCCATTGTCACCCCGCACTTTAGCGACAAAGACAAGCTCTACGCCATTGTGCAGGAAATGTACAAGCGTGGCGTGCAGACCTCTGCCGTTACTTATCCTATAGTAGAGCCGGGTAGGGGACGCCTCAGGCTCATATGCTCTGCCGCCCACACCCGCGAAGACGTGGATAAGACCATTCAGGCCCTTATCGAATCAGAGCGCGTGGTAGATGAGCAGCTTGCCTCCATCAAGGCTGAAGCAAAGGCTGAACAGCCCAGTGCCAGCCACCTGCAGGAGTGGGCCACCGCCTTCTCCGGTTACCTCACCAGTGTGGTCTCCGACAGCACCCGCCCCGTGCCTGACCTGGCCATCTCCGTAAGCCTTCCCGGCCAGGAGGAGCCCCATACCATCCGCATCAGTGGGGGAGAGGTCACCCTCGGCACAGGCAAGGCCAGCGGCGTTCATACCTGCTCACTCCTTCTGAAGGATAGCCATGCGGTCACTGCCCTCCGCAATGCCGACATCCAGGCCCTCCTGCGTAGCATCAGTGCAGGCAACTGCATCCTCCACGGCCAGGTAGAACCGTTCATTTGGTTTATCGCCCGTCTCGTAGAGCAGCAAAAGCAGAATGCCTCAGTCAAAGCCACCGTCAAAGGACAGGAAGAGGCCGTTTACTAG
- a CDS encoding SDR family oxidoreductase — translation MNKTVIITGCSSGIDKATALYFGERGYNVIATMRTPERENGLEGVKHIDIQKMDVTDRDSIKAVVGYAIEKFGTVDVLVNNAGIGVFGAFEAADEDLIRKQFDTNVFGVMNTIKEILPHFRSRKKGKIINISSGVGKVPLPMQSLYGSTKFALEGFSESLHYELSSLGISVKIVLPGNIKTDFFKSLYVTDITGFPDYKAYQQKVLTNIEKLNEKTGASPEFVASIIYKAATDNKNKLRYLAGKDISLFAKVRKILPDSLFMKVIKNKLEK, via the coding sequence ATGAATAAGACGGTAATCATCACGGGTTGCTCATCGGGTATCGACAAAGCGACTGCTCTGTATTTTGGGGAGCGGGGGTATAATGTCATTGCAACAATGAGGACCCCTGAAAGGGAAAATGGTCTGGAGGGTGTAAAGCACATAGACATTCAAAAAATGGATGTAACCGACAGGGATTCGATTAAGGCTGTGGTAGGGTATGCCATAGAAAAGTTCGGAACCGTGGATGTGCTGGTTAATAATGCAGGGATAGGGGTGTTCGGTGCATTTGAGGCGGCAGATGAGGATCTGATCAGGAAGCAATTCGATACCAATGTATTTGGAGTAATGAATACCATAAAGGAGATATTGCCTCATTTCAGGTCGAGGAAAAAGGGAAAGATAATCAACATTTCTTCGGGGGTAGGCAAGGTGCCTTTGCCTATGCAAAGTTTATATGGTTCTACTAAGTTTGCATTGGAAGGCTTTTCAGAGTCTCTTCATTATGAGCTTTCGTCTCTTGGGATCTCAGTAAAGATTGTCTTGCCGGGAAATATTAAAACGGACTTTTTTAAGTCGCTTTATGTAACGGACATCACCGGGTTTCCGGATTATAAGGCGTACCAGCAGAAGGTATTGACTAATATCGAAAAGCTAAACGAGAAAACAGGTGCGAGCCCGGAGTTTGTGGCATCGATCATCTATAAGGCCGCTACCGACAATAAGAATAAGCTGAGGTATCTGGCGGGTAAGGATATATCTCTGTTTGCTAAAGTGAGAAAGATTTTACCGGACAGCCTGTTTATGAAAGTGATTAAAAACAAGCTGGAGAAGTAG
- a CDS encoding SEC-C metal-binding domain-containing protein: MNRNEILSKIDELSKCKNFLEILGLLVAKNINGKVKDIGYEDYKRLLSYKEISHLSGFYLKNRNNKSNTELDTESTADQIHKLMDSLHFTFFSNDEKSFDPSKIEREMLLHETIFYSGGDAHDFQFVELARYKYQNDRGWIKKHKGFDIYNAYDNYMVIRSLMDFIMNIRHQHANPSNVLTLNKDNPIFKRNPDIKQLIEAFAIQENEVVNEFFFNIGDYNEFLVRPIFIIDNYYVILMPYQLAEAVFNNPFYWMNKDKIYSSKALKNRGGMAENMVFQMLTEKYGDRYIFKNVLLKKNSTTTISDIDILMLFEEIAVIFQVKSKRLTENSKKGDLKSIKIDFEKAIKAAHKQALTCKEAIRKKEYNSNSSKNLPDLKNVKEVYSICLLLDEYPGKTSHVRIIMEGEPDKPIVISAFDLDIILRHLPTKVDFTKYLIFRYKNRDRLVAASERAFLGGYLFNGDEINNNINDRPIILDEDHSQYFDRLMFGKHLAENRSKFLEALKDIERNDRCFCESGLKYKKCCMQNFDGRLSP, encoded by the coding sequence ATGAATAGAAATGAAATTCTCAGTAAGATAGACGAGTTGTCCAAGTGTAAAAATTTCCTAGAAATATTGGGTTTACTTGTTGCTAAAAACATAAATGGAAAAGTAAAAGACATTGGTTATGAAGATTATAAACGATTGCTTAGTTACAAAGAGATAAGTCATCTATCTGGGTTTTATTTGAAAAACAGAAATAATAAGTCAAATACTGAGCTTGACACAGAATCAACTGCAGATCAAATACATAAATTAATGGATTCTCTCCATTTTACTTTTTTTTCAAATGATGAAAAAAGCTTTGATCCATCTAAAATAGAAAGGGAAATGCTCTTGCACGAAACTATATTCTATTCTGGAGGAGATGCACATGATTTTCAGTTTGTAGAATTGGCTAGGTATAAGTATCAGAATGACAGAGGATGGATTAAAAAACATAAAGGCTTTGATATTTATAATGCTTACGATAATTACATGGTAATAAGATCACTTATGGATTTTATTATGAATATTAGGCATCAGCATGCAAATCCTTCAAATGTCTTGACGCTGAATAAAGACAACCCAATATTTAAAAGAAATCCTGATATCAAACAATTAATTGAAGCATTCGCAATTCAAGAAAACGAGGTGGTCAATGAATTTTTTTTTAACATAGGTGATTATAATGAATTTTTGGTAAGACCTATATTTATTATTGATAATTATTATGTAATCCTTATGCCTTACCAATTAGCTGAGGCAGTTTTTAACAATCCATTTTATTGGATGAATAAGGATAAAATATATTCTTCAAAAGCATTGAAAAATAGAGGGGGAATGGCCGAAAACATGGTTTTTCAAATGTTAACTGAAAAATATGGTGATCGGTATATCTTCAAAAATGTATTGCTGAAAAAAAACAGTACTACAACTATTTCTGACATTGATATACTTATGCTTTTCGAAGAAATAGCTGTTATCTTTCAAGTAAAGTCAAAAAGATTAACGGAGAATTCTAAAAAAGGGGACTTGAAGTCTATAAAAATTGATTTTGAAAAAGCCATTAAAGCTGCTCATAAGCAAGCCTTAACCTGTAAAGAGGCTATAAGAAAGAAGGAATATAATTCAAATTCCAGTAAGAATTTGCCAGATCTAAAAAACGTAAAGGAAGTTTATAGTATATGTTTACTATTAGATGAATATCCAGGCAAAACTTCTCATGTACGTATTATCATGGAAGGAGAACCTGATAAGCCTATTGTAATATCTGCTTTTGATTTAGATATTATTTTACGACACTTACCTACTAAGGTAGATTTTACTAAATACTTGATCTTTAGGTATAAAAATAGAGATAGATTAGTTGCTGCCAGTGAAAGAGCTTTCTTGGGTGGGTATCTATTTAATGGTGATGAGATAAATAACAATATTAATGATAGACCGATCATTCTTGATGAGGATCATTCACAGTATTTTGACAGACTTATGTTTGGGAAACATTTAGCGGAAAATAGATCTAAATTCTTAGAAGCCCTGAAGGATATAGAAAGAAATGATAGATGTTTTTGTGAGAGTGGATTGAAATACAAAAAATGCTGTATGCAAAATTTTGATGGACGTCTATCACCCTAG
- a CDS encoding DUF6544 family protein — protein sequence MIKYLFVALAGLHGLIHLLGFIKSFGLARVEQLYKPIAKPWGILWLLATLLFLAGVIVFLLNKSYWWLVTLIAVLLSQILIFQHWQDARYGSIANVLLLLVCIIGYGNWHFDRMVQRELTAFQMEETPAAHLPEIAQKDLPDPVQKWLSYSQVEGGQEIAHLHQTGRMKLDNDGKWLPVAAQQWFRMDKPGFIWYADVGGTSLMRLSGMDKYQNGKGHMLIKLYSIWPVVNASGSQIDQGVAVRYLAETVWLPQAALSPYIKWEQTGPASATATLSYKEVTVEGEFTFNSKGQVIRFEAMRFYDKAKAMKPWIIHIDENSYKTFGGIIIPSKASVTWQLDSGDFTWYEVEINRAAYK from the coding sequence ATGATAAAGTACCTGTTTGTAGCGCTTGCCGGCCTTCACGGGCTTATTCACTTACTTGGCTTTATCAAAAGCTTTGGCCTTGCCCGGGTCGAGCAATTGTATAAACCCATCGCTAAACCCTGGGGTATACTCTGGTTGCTCGCAACCTTATTGTTCCTGGCCGGTGTAATCGTATTCCTGCTTAATAAAAGTTACTGGTGGCTCGTCACTCTTATCGCCGTTTTATTATCTCAAATACTAATTTTCCAGCATTGGCAGGATGCCAGGTACGGTAGTATAGCAAACGTTCTTTTACTACTTGTTTGCATAATCGGGTATGGTAATTGGCACTTCGACCGAATGGTGCAGCGTGAGCTCACTGCGTTTCAGATGGAAGAGACACCTGCGGCCCACCTGCCCGAAATAGCTCAAAAGGATTTACCTGATCCTGTACAAAAGTGGCTCAGCTACAGTCAGGTAGAAGGAGGCCAGGAAATAGCCCATCTGCACCAGACAGGCCGTATGAAGCTTGATAATGACGGCAAATGGCTGCCGGTAGCCGCACAACAATGGTTCAGGATGGACAAGCCAGGCTTTATATGGTATGCGGATGTGGGAGGGACTTCACTCATGAGGCTATCCGGCATGGACAAGTATCAGAATGGCAAAGGCCATATGCTTATCAAACTGTATAGTATATGGCCGGTGGTGAATGCCTCCGGTAGTCAGATAGACCAGGGGGTAGCCGTACGATACCTGGCCGAAACAGTATGGTTGCCCCAGGCCGCCCTTAGCCCATATATAAAATGGGAACAAACCGGACCTGCCAGCGCAACCGCCACCCTAAGCTACAAGGAGGTAACGGTAGAGGGTGAATTTACCTTTAACAGCAAAGGCCAGGTTATTCGTTTTGAGGCTATGCGATTCTATGATAAAGCGAAGGCCATGAAGCCCTGGATAATCCACATAGATGAAAACAGCTATAAAACCTTCGGGGGAATTATCATACCATCCAAAGCCAGTGTTACCTGGCAGCTTGACAGCGGTGATTTTACCTGGTATGAAGTCGAAATAAACAGGGCAGCGTATAAATAA